The proteins below come from a single Pedobacter aquae genomic window:
- a CDS encoding arginine deiminase family protein: MLNKPAKKARSREALLAKYIFFNHPLFQAYKANIIEIPDSLQYFLRPGEEQIEKNTLEGGDVMVVSKNHVLIGHSERTSARGINEAIKILFEKNVVDKVSVVKIPHKRDFMHIDTVFTQVKRNVWVILHAIGKADFSGDGSEPIDHLLKEQISEKAEITQFVKGKIQYPKRFACIEDLLEDISVNDLKSTEKVEFIYSGNQKFPYDSREQWTDSCNLLAIKEGVVLGYDRNDRTIEAFKQKGFKVIPVKKLLQKLENNELQVEDLTDTFITMPSAELSRARGGFHCMSMPLLRADI, encoded by the coding sequence ATTTCAAGCTTATAAAGCCAATATTATTGAAATTCCTGATTCTTTGCAGTATTTCTTAAGGCCAGGTGAAGAGCAAATAGAAAAAAACACTTTAGAAGGTGGTGATGTGATGGTGGTGAGCAAAAACCATGTGCTTATAGGGCATAGCGAAAGAACATCTGCTCGTGGTATTAATGAAGCCATCAAGATACTGTTCGAGAAGAACGTGGTTGATAAAGTTTCGGTAGTTAAAATTCCGCATAAACGAGATTTTATGCATATAGACACTGTCTTTACTCAGGTAAAACGCAATGTTTGGGTAATTTTACACGCTATTGGAAAAGCAGATTTTAGTGGCGATGGTTCTGAACCTATAGACCATTTATTGAAAGAACAAATATCAGAAAAAGCAGAAATTACACAATTTGTTAAAGGCAAAATTCAGTATCCCAAAAGATTTGCTTGTATTGAAGATTTACTAGAAGATATCAGTGTAAACGATTTAAAATCAACAGAGAAAGTAGAATTTATATATTCTGGTAACCAAAAATTCCCTTACGATTCTCGTGAGCAATGGACAGACTCTTGTAACCTGCTGGCTATTAAAGAAGGTGTTGTCTTAGGTTATGATAGAAACGACCGTACCATAGAAGCTTTTAAGCAAAAAGGATTTAAAGTTATCCCTGTAAAGAAACTGCTGCAAAAGCTAGAAAACAACGAGTTACAGGTAGAAGATTTAACAGATACTTTCATTACCATGCCATCGGCAGAGCTTTCAAGAGCTCGTGGTGGTTTCCATTGTATGAGTATGCCATTGTTAAGAGCAGATATTTAA
- the ctlX gene encoding citrulline utilization hydrolase CtlX, translated as MQTTSQILMIRPVAFALNQQTLASNAFQDAQTEQEEVQEKALKEFDAFVEVLKANHIHINVIQDTLEPHTPDAIFPNNWISFHENGEIFLFPMLAENRRQERRADIIESLKKHYQVKILTDLSFYEKEHKFLEGTGSMVLDRENKIAYACLSARTHEDVLKEFCQRSGYEAIMFHAEDAKGIAIYHTNVMMCMATKFAIVCMDAVKDLKEQQIIKESLSKTGKLLIEISLAQMNQFAGNMLELQNTHGEHLLVMSRSAFKSLTSKQIQEIEQFVNILNVPLETIEKNGGGSARCMIAEVHLPSLS; from the coding sequence ATGCAAACCACGTCTCAGATATTGATGATAAGGCCTGTTGCCTTTGCACTTAACCAACAAACCTTAGCCAGTAATGCTTTTCAGGATGCGCAAACTGAACAAGAAGAAGTACAAGAAAAAGCTTTAAAAGAATTTGATGCTTTTGTTGAAGTGCTAAAAGCTAATCATATACATATCAATGTTATACAAGATACCTTAGAGCCGCATACACCAGATGCCATATTCCCCAACAACTGGATTTCTTTTCATGAAAACGGTGAAATTTTTCTTTTCCCGATGCTGGCAGAAAACCGTAGACAAGAGAGAAGAGCAGATATTATTGAAAGTTTAAAAAAGCACTATCAGGTTAAAATATTAACAGATTTAAGCTTTTACGAGAAAGAGCATAAATTTCTTGAAGGTACGGGTAGTATGGTGCTAGACCGTGAAAATAAAATAGCTTATGCTTGCCTATCTGCCAGAACGCATGAAGATGTTTTAAAAGAATTTTGCCAAAGGAGTGGTTATGAAGCCATCATGTTTCATGCAGAAGATGCTAAGGGCATAGCTATTTACCATACCAATGTGATGATGTGCATGGCTACAAAATTTGCTATAGTTTGTATGGATGCAGTTAAGGATTTAAAAGAGCAGCAAATCATAAAAGAAAGTTTAAGTAAAACTGGCAAATTATTGATAGAGATTTCTTTAGCGCAGATGAACCAATTTGCTGGAAATATGCTAGAGTTACAAAACACCCATGGCGAGCACCTTTTGGTGATGTCTAGAAGTGCGTTTAAAAGCTTAACATCCAAACAAATACAAGAAATTGAACAGTTTGTAAATATCTTAAACGTACCTTTAGAAACCATAGAAAAAAACGGTGGTGGAAGTGCCCGCTGCATGATAGCAGAAGTTCATTTACCGTCTTTATCATAG
- a CDS encoding Dph6-related ATP pyrophosphatase → MNRKPCIFNWSGGKDSALALYYLLQNPDYEVKYLVTTINDSLNRISMHGVRESLLLQQAASLGIPLYQIRLPEMPGMSVYDEIMHHHLTILKEEGITHSVFGDIFLEDLKAYREAKLQEVGMEAVFPLWQKDTKKLIHDFLNLGFKTVIACTQENLGAYVGKVIDIALINSLPENIDPCGENGEFHTFVFEGPIFKNAIPYTLGEKVFKSYPTPKNEDDVCFTKDDKPKNLGFWYVDLVG, encoded by the coding sequence ATGAATAGGAAACCATGTATTTTTAATTGGAGCGGGGGTAAAGACTCAGCTTTAGCTTTATATTACTTATTGCAAAATCCAGATTATGAGGTTAAATATTTGGTAACTACTATTAATGATAGTTTAAATCGTATTTCTATGCATGGAGTACGAGAATCGCTCTTGTTGCAACAGGCAGCAAGCTTAGGTATTCCATTATATCAAATTAGATTACCAGAAATGCCAGGTATGTCAGTATATGATGAAATCATGCATCATCATTTAACCATTCTGAAAGAAGAAGGAATTACACATTCCGTTTTTGGAGATATTTTTTTGGAGGATTTAAAAGCTTACCGCGAAGCGAAATTACAAGAAGTAGGGATGGAGGCCGTATTTCCACTGTGGCAAAAAGATACTAAAAAATTAATTCACGACTTCTTGAATTTAGGTTTTAAAACTGTAATAGCTTGCACACAAGAAAATTTAGGAGCTTATGTAGGGAAAGTTATTGATATAGCTTTAATAAACAGTTTGCCAGAAAATATAGACCCATGCGGAGAAAACGGAGAATTCCACACTTTTGTGTTTGAAGGCCCCATTTTTAAAAACGCTATTCCTTATACTTTAGGCGAGAAAGTTTTTAAAAGCTATCCAACACCCAAAAACGAAGACGATGTTTGCTTCACTAAAGACGACAAACCCAAAAACCTAGGCTTCTGGTATGTGGATTTGGTGGGGTAG
- a CDS encoding arginine decarboxylase, giving the protein MQSYEEFLDLSVGFPQEGFDIIDDELYFHDLNLMEMIETYGTPLRFTYLPIISKKIQQAKILFQTAILKNNYRGSYKYCYCTKSSHFKHIVEEALKNDIHLETSSAFDMPMIDALEKKGAVTKDITVICNGFKTFQYKQYIIDMLHDGFTNIIPVLDNKEEFNLYDDEVELDIPCNLGIRIAAEEQPDSQFYTSRLGIRQEDVIDFYNSKISKNPNFRVKLLHFFINSGISDTPYYWNELEKYVTLYCKFKKINPELDTLDIGGGMPFKDSLVFDFDYEYMINEIVKRIKEICAEHEVMEPDIITEFGKYTCAEASGILYKVLGRKQQNDREKWLMLDGSFITNLPDVWALNQRYILLPINNWDAEYERVNLGGITCDGQDYYNQEAHMNSVFMPKTRKVQYLGFFHTGAYQEVLSGYGGIHHCLLPSPKHVIIRRNRDETFNYEVFGEEQNSKQVLKILGYI; this is encoded by the coding sequence ATGCAGAGTTACGAAGAGTTCTTAGACCTCAGTGTTGGTTTCCCACAAGAAGGTTTTGACATTATTGATGATGAATTATATTTTCATGATCTAAACCTAATGGAGATGATTGAAACGTATGGTACTCCCCTGCGCTTCACCTATTTACCTATCATCAGTAAAAAAATTCAGCAGGCAAAAATTCTTTTTCAAACTGCTATTCTTAAAAATAATTATCGTGGTAGCTATAAGTATTGCTATTGCACCAAAAGCTCGCACTTTAAGCATATTGTAGAGGAAGCTCTAAAAAATGATATTCACTTAGAAACATCATCGGCTTTTGATATGCCTATGATTGATGCTTTGGAGAAGAAAGGTGCTGTTACTAAAGATATTACGGTTATTTGCAACGGTTTTAAAACTTTTCAATACAAGCAATATATTATAGATATGTTGCATGATGGTTTTACAAACATCATTCCTGTTTTAGATAATAAAGAAGAGTTTAATTTATATGATGATGAAGTTGAGCTAGATATCCCTTGTAACTTAGGAATTAGAATTGCAGCAGAAGAGCAGCCAGATTCTCAGTTCTACACCTCACGCTTAGGAATAAGACAAGAAGATGTTATAGACTTTTATAATTCTAAAATCAGTAAAAACCCTAATTTTAGAGTTAAACTACTACACTTTTTCATCAACTCTGGTATTTCTGATACACCTTATTATTGGAACGAGTTAGAAAAATACGTTACCTTATATTGTAAGTTCAAGAAAATCAATCCAGAATTAGATACTTTAGATATTGGTGGTGGTATGCCATTTAAAGATTCTTTGGTATTTGATTTTGATTATGAATACATGATCAATGAGATTGTAAAACGTATTAAAGAAATTTGTGCCGAACATGAGGTAATGGAACCAGATATTATTACCGAATTTGGCAAATACACTTGTGCCGAAGCTTCTGGTATCCTATACAAAGTATTAGGTAGAAAACAACAAAACGATCGTGAAAAGTGGTTAATGCTTGATGGGTCTTTTATCACTAACCTTCCTGATGTTTGGGCTTTAAATCAACGTTATATTTTATTACCTATTAATAATTGGGATGCTGAATATGAACGTGTTAACTTAGGTGGTATTACCTGCGACGGACAAGATTATTACAACCAAGAAGCACACATGAACAGCGTTTTCATGCCTAAAACACGTAAAGTACAATATTTAGGTTTCTTCCATACGGGTGCTTATCAAGAAGTTTTAAGTGGATACGGTGGTATACACCATTGTTTACTACCTTCACCTAAGCATGTCATCATCAGAAGAAATAGAGACGAAACTTTTAACTATGAGGTTTTTGGCGAAGAGCAAAACAGTAAACAAGTTTTGAAGATTCTGGGATATATTTAA